In the Anguilla anguilla isolate fAngAng1 chromosome 7, fAngAng1.pri, whole genome shotgun sequence genome, one interval contains:
- the LOC118232014 gene encoding putative homeodomain transcription factor 2 isoform X3, which yields MASKVRDAVVWYQKKIGAYDQQIWEKSVEQREIKFIRLGLRNKPKKTGHVKPDLIDVDLVRGSAFAKAKPESPWTSLTRKGIVRVVFFPFFFRWWIQVTSRAIFFLLLSLYLLQAAAAVLFFTVPQTRGIPVTEVFGGIWLMLLLGTVHCQIVSTRTPKPTPSSGGKRRRSKKSKMSIDKSTETDNGYVSLDGRVTSKSSEEGLQLHEPLCDLLRPEETCWGSVPPQNSLLLPPIGKEPPSPRSVENMSDEASSEEDPEASYSAIRRGVERMNSDCTLRNRKTHHYKKHYPAEETPKSGTSCSSRCSSLRQDSESTRHESETEDVLWEDFLHCAECRSSCTSETEGEGGAVCPAPKKEYRDDPFHQGHVPWLHSSNPGLERVSAIVWEGNECKKADMSVLEISGMIMNRVNLYTPGIGYQIFGKMVSVVLGLTPFAYRLSQYKDLEQLATLSARELVSVAFGSSGDAMVITMVTISFVVRVCLIWLFFFLLSVAERTYKQRLLFAKLFGHLTSARRARKSEVPHFRLKKVQNIKMWLSLRSYLKRRGPQRSVDVIVSSAFLLTLSVIVICCAQLLHVHETFLECHYNWELVIWCTSLSLFLLRFVTLGSETSKKYSNTSILLTEQINLYLKMEKKPNKKEELTLVNNVLKLATKLLKELDTPFRLYGLTMNPLLYNITQVVILSAVSGVISDLLGFNLKLWKIKS from the exons ggccTGAGGAACAAGCCAAAGAAGACCGGCCATGTGAAGCCAGACCTCATCGACGTGGACCTAGTGAGAG GCTCAGCGTTCGCCAAGGCCAAGCCTGAGAGCCCGTGGACCTCCCTGACCCGGAAGGGCATCGTGAGGGTGGTCTTCTTCCCCTTCTTCTTCAGATGGTGGATCCAGGTCACCTCCAGGGCCATCTTCTTCCTGCtgctctccctctatctcctcCAAG cggcggcggcggtgttGTTTTTCACCGTGCCGCAGACCCGCGGGATCCCTGTCACCGAGGTGTTCGGCGGCATATGGCTGATGCTGCTCCTGGGGACCGTCCACTGCCAGATCGTGTCCACGAgaacccccaaacccacccccagCAGCGGGGGCAAGAGGAgaag gTCCAAGAAGTCGAAGATGTCCATCGACAAGTCGACGGAGACGGACAACGGCTACGTGTCCCTGGACGGGCGGGTGACCAGCAAGAGCAGCGAGGAGGGCCTGCAGCTGCACGAGCCCCTGTGTGACCTCCTGCGCCCTGAGGAGACCTGCTGGGGCTCTGTCCCGCCCCAGAACAGCCTCCTGCTGCCCCCCATCGGCAAG GAGCCCCCCAGCCCTCGCAGCGTGGAGAACATGTCCGACGAGGCGTCCAGCGAGGAGGACCCTGAGGCCTCCTACAGCGCCATCCGCCGCGGCGTGGAGCGCATGAACAGCGACTGCACACTACGCAACAGGAAGACGCATCACTACAAGAAACACTACCCCGCTGAG gagacGCCCAAGTCGGGCACCAGCTGCAGCTCGCGCTGCTCCAGCCTGCGGCAGGACTCGGAGAGCACGCGGCACGAGTCGGAGACGGAGGACGTGCTCTGGGAGGACTTCCTGCACTGCGCCGAGTGCCGCTCCTCCTGCACCAGCGAGACCGAGGGCGAGGGCGGCGccgtctgccccgcccccaagaAGGAGTACCGGGACGACCCCTTCCACCAG GGCCACGTCCCGTGGCTGCACAGCTCGAACCCGGGCCTGGAGCGCGTCAGCGCCATCGTGTGGGAGGGCAACGAGTGCAAGAAGGCCGACATGTCCGTGCTGGAGATCAGCGGCATGATCATGAATAGG GTGAACCTCTACACGCCGGGGATCGGGTACCAGATATTTGGGAAGATGGTTTCCGTGGTGCTGGGGCTGACGCCGTTCGCCTACAGGCTGTCCCAGTACAAGGACCTGGAGCAGCTGGCCACCCTCTCGGCCCGCGAGCTCGTCTCCGTCGCCTTCGGCTCCAGCGGCGACGCCATGGTGATCACCATGGTGACCATCAGCTTTGTGGTGCGCGTGTGCCTCATCTggctcttcttcttcctgctgagTGTGGCGGAGAGGACCTACAAGCAG AGGCTGCTGTTTGCCAAGCTCTTTGGCCACCTCACCTCTGCCAGGAGGGCCCGGAAGTCCGAGGTTCCTCACTTCCGCTTGAAGAAAGTGCAGAATATTAAGATGTGGCTCTCCCTGCGCTCTTACCTGAAG aggcGGGGCCCACAGCGCTCAGTGGATGTCATTGTGTCCTCTGCGTTCCTGCTCACCCTCTCTGTTATCGTCATCTGCTGCGCCCAG ctgCTCCATGTCCATGAGACGTTCCTGGAGTGTCACTACAACTGGGAGCTGGTGATCTGGTGcacctccctgtccctcttcctgCTGCGCTTCGTCACACTGGGATCCGAGACCAGCAAGAAGTACAGCAACACCTCCATCTTACTGACAgaacag ATAAATCTGTACCTGAAAATGGAGaagaaaccaaataaaaaagaagaactgACCCTGGTGAATAATGTGCTGAAGTTAGCCACCAAGCTACTGAAG GAGCTGGACACCCCCTTCAGACTGTACGGGCTGACCATGAACCCCCTCCTCTACAACATCACACAGGTGGTGATCCTGTCGGCCGTGTCAGGGGTCATCAGTGACCTGCTGGGGTTCAATCTGAAG CTTTGGAAGATTAAATCGTGA
- the LOC118232014 gene encoding putative homeodomain transcription factor 2 isoform X2, which translates to MASKVRDAVVWYQKKIGAYDQQIWEKSVEQREIKGLRNKPKKTGHVKPDLIDVDLVRGSAFAKAKPESPWTSLTRKGIVRVVFFPFFFRWWIQVTSRAIFFLLLSLYLLQAAAAVLFFTVPQTRGIPVTEVFGGIWLMLLLGTVHCQIVSTRTPKPTPSSGGKRRRKLRRAAHLEVHREGDGSSTTDNTQEGALRCSGSAATHSLAAFFRELWHDIFKTGSKKSKMSIDKSTETDNGYVSLDGRVTSKSSEEGLQLHEPLCDLLRPEETCWGSVPPQNSLLLPPIGKEPPSPRSVENMSDEASSEEDPEASYSAIRRGVERMNSDCTLRNRKTHHYKKHYPAEETPKSGTSCSSRCSSLRQDSESTRHESETEDVLWEDFLHCAECRSSCTSETEGEGGAVCPAPKKEYRDDPFHQGHVPWLHSSNPGLERVSAIVWEGNECKKADMSVLEISGMIMNRVNLYTPGIGYQIFGKMVSVVLGLTPFAYRLSQYKDLEQLATLSARELVSVAFGSSGDAMVITMVTISFVVRVCLIWLFFFLLSVAERTYKQRLLFAKLFGHLTSARRARKSEVPHFRLKKVQNIKMWLSLRSYLKRRGPQRSVDVIVSSAFLLTLSVIVICCAQLLHVHETFLECHYNWELVIWCTSLSLFLLRFVTLGSETSKKYSNTSILLTEQINLYLKMEKKPNKKEELTLVNNVLKLATKLLKELDTPFRLYGLTMNPLLYNITQVVILSAVSGVISDLLGFNLKLWKIKS; encoded by the exons ggccTGAGGAACAAGCCAAAGAAGACCGGCCATGTGAAGCCAGACCTCATCGACGTGGACCTAGTGAGAG GCTCAGCGTTCGCCAAGGCCAAGCCTGAGAGCCCGTGGACCTCCCTGACCCGGAAGGGCATCGTGAGGGTGGTCTTCTTCCCCTTCTTCTTCAGATGGTGGATCCAGGTCACCTCCAGGGCCATCTTCTTCCTGCtgctctccctctatctcctcCAAG cggcggcggcggtgttGTTTTTCACCGTGCCGCAGACCCGCGGGATCCCTGTCACCGAGGTGTTCGGCGGCATATGGCTGATGCTGCTCCTGGGGACCGTCCACTGCCAGATCGTGTCCACGAgaacccccaaacccacccccagCAGCGGGGGCAAGAGGAgaag GAAGTTAAGGAGGGCAGCTCACTTGGAGGTGCATAGGGAAGGCGATGGCTCTAGCACTACAGATAACACACAGGAGGGGGCGCTGCGCTGCTCCGGGTCTGCAGCCACTCACAGCCTTGCTGCTTTCTTCAGAGAGCTCTGGCATGATATCTTTAAAACGGG gTCCAAGAAGTCGAAGATGTCCATCGACAAGTCGACGGAGACGGACAACGGCTACGTGTCCCTGGACGGGCGGGTGACCAGCAAGAGCAGCGAGGAGGGCCTGCAGCTGCACGAGCCCCTGTGTGACCTCCTGCGCCCTGAGGAGACCTGCTGGGGCTCTGTCCCGCCCCAGAACAGCCTCCTGCTGCCCCCCATCGGCAAG GAGCCCCCCAGCCCTCGCAGCGTGGAGAACATGTCCGACGAGGCGTCCAGCGAGGAGGACCCTGAGGCCTCCTACAGCGCCATCCGCCGCGGCGTGGAGCGCATGAACAGCGACTGCACACTACGCAACAGGAAGACGCATCACTACAAGAAACACTACCCCGCTGAG gagacGCCCAAGTCGGGCACCAGCTGCAGCTCGCGCTGCTCCAGCCTGCGGCAGGACTCGGAGAGCACGCGGCACGAGTCGGAGACGGAGGACGTGCTCTGGGAGGACTTCCTGCACTGCGCCGAGTGCCGCTCCTCCTGCACCAGCGAGACCGAGGGCGAGGGCGGCGccgtctgccccgcccccaagaAGGAGTACCGGGACGACCCCTTCCACCAG GGCCACGTCCCGTGGCTGCACAGCTCGAACCCGGGCCTGGAGCGCGTCAGCGCCATCGTGTGGGAGGGCAACGAGTGCAAGAAGGCCGACATGTCCGTGCTGGAGATCAGCGGCATGATCATGAATAGG GTGAACCTCTACACGCCGGGGATCGGGTACCAGATATTTGGGAAGATGGTTTCCGTGGTGCTGGGGCTGACGCCGTTCGCCTACAGGCTGTCCCAGTACAAGGACCTGGAGCAGCTGGCCACCCTCTCGGCCCGCGAGCTCGTCTCCGTCGCCTTCGGCTCCAGCGGCGACGCCATGGTGATCACCATGGTGACCATCAGCTTTGTGGTGCGCGTGTGCCTCATCTggctcttcttcttcctgctgagTGTGGCGGAGAGGACCTACAAGCAG AGGCTGCTGTTTGCCAAGCTCTTTGGCCACCTCACCTCTGCCAGGAGGGCCCGGAAGTCCGAGGTTCCTCACTTCCGCTTGAAGAAAGTGCAGAATATTAAGATGTGGCTCTCCCTGCGCTCTTACCTGAAG aggcGGGGCCCACAGCGCTCAGTGGATGTCATTGTGTCCTCTGCGTTCCTGCTCACCCTCTCTGTTATCGTCATCTGCTGCGCCCAG ctgCTCCATGTCCATGAGACGTTCCTGGAGTGTCACTACAACTGGGAGCTGGTGATCTGGTGcacctccctgtccctcttcctgCTGCGCTTCGTCACACTGGGATCCGAGACCAGCAAGAAGTACAGCAACACCTCCATCTTACTGACAgaacag ATAAATCTGTACCTGAAAATGGAGaagaaaccaaataaaaaagaagaactgACCCTGGTGAATAATGTGCTGAAGTTAGCCACCAAGCTACTGAAG GAGCTGGACACCCCCTTCAGACTGTACGGGCTGACCATGAACCCCCTCCTCTACAACATCACACAGGTGGTGATCCTGTCGGCCGTGTCAGGGGTCATCAGTGACCTGCTGGGGTTCAATCTGAAG CTTTGGAAGATTAAATCGTGA
- the LOC118232014 gene encoding putative homeodomain transcription factor 2 isoform X1, producing MASKVRDAVVWYQKKIGAYDQQIWEKSVEQREIKFIRLGLRNKPKKTGHVKPDLIDVDLVRGSAFAKAKPESPWTSLTRKGIVRVVFFPFFFRWWIQVTSRAIFFLLLSLYLLQAAAAVLFFTVPQTRGIPVTEVFGGIWLMLLLGTVHCQIVSTRTPKPTPSSGGKRRRKLRRAAHLEVHREGDGSSTTDNTQEGALRCSGSAATHSLAAFFRELWHDIFKTGSKKSKMSIDKSTETDNGYVSLDGRVTSKSSEEGLQLHEPLCDLLRPEETCWGSVPPQNSLLLPPIGKEPPSPRSVENMSDEASSEEDPEASYSAIRRGVERMNSDCTLRNRKTHHYKKHYPAEETPKSGTSCSSRCSSLRQDSESTRHESETEDVLWEDFLHCAECRSSCTSETEGEGGAVCPAPKKEYRDDPFHQGHVPWLHSSNPGLERVSAIVWEGNECKKADMSVLEISGMIMNRVNLYTPGIGYQIFGKMVSVVLGLTPFAYRLSQYKDLEQLATLSARELVSVAFGSSGDAMVITMVTISFVVRVCLIWLFFFLLSVAERTYKQRLLFAKLFGHLTSARRARKSEVPHFRLKKVQNIKMWLSLRSYLKRRGPQRSVDVIVSSAFLLTLSVIVICCAQLLHVHETFLECHYNWELVIWCTSLSLFLLRFVTLGSETSKKYSNTSILLTEQINLYLKMEKKPNKKEELTLVNNVLKLATKLLKELDTPFRLYGLTMNPLLYNITQVVILSAVSGVISDLLGFNLKLWKIKS from the exons ggccTGAGGAACAAGCCAAAGAAGACCGGCCATGTGAAGCCAGACCTCATCGACGTGGACCTAGTGAGAG GCTCAGCGTTCGCCAAGGCCAAGCCTGAGAGCCCGTGGACCTCCCTGACCCGGAAGGGCATCGTGAGGGTGGTCTTCTTCCCCTTCTTCTTCAGATGGTGGATCCAGGTCACCTCCAGGGCCATCTTCTTCCTGCtgctctccctctatctcctcCAAG cggcggcggcggtgttGTTTTTCACCGTGCCGCAGACCCGCGGGATCCCTGTCACCGAGGTGTTCGGCGGCATATGGCTGATGCTGCTCCTGGGGACCGTCCACTGCCAGATCGTGTCCACGAgaacccccaaacccacccccagCAGCGGGGGCAAGAGGAgaag GAAGTTAAGGAGGGCAGCTCACTTGGAGGTGCATAGGGAAGGCGATGGCTCTAGCACTACAGATAACACACAGGAGGGGGCGCTGCGCTGCTCCGGGTCTGCAGCCACTCACAGCCTTGCTGCTTTCTTCAGAGAGCTCTGGCATGATATCTTTAAAACGGG gTCCAAGAAGTCGAAGATGTCCATCGACAAGTCGACGGAGACGGACAACGGCTACGTGTCCCTGGACGGGCGGGTGACCAGCAAGAGCAGCGAGGAGGGCCTGCAGCTGCACGAGCCCCTGTGTGACCTCCTGCGCCCTGAGGAGACCTGCTGGGGCTCTGTCCCGCCCCAGAACAGCCTCCTGCTGCCCCCCATCGGCAAG GAGCCCCCCAGCCCTCGCAGCGTGGAGAACATGTCCGACGAGGCGTCCAGCGAGGAGGACCCTGAGGCCTCCTACAGCGCCATCCGCCGCGGCGTGGAGCGCATGAACAGCGACTGCACACTACGCAACAGGAAGACGCATCACTACAAGAAACACTACCCCGCTGAG gagacGCCCAAGTCGGGCACCAGCTGCAGCTCGCGCTGCTCCAGCCTGCGGCAGGACTCGGAGAGCACGCGGCACGAGTCGGAGACGGAGGACGTGCTCTGGGAGGACTTCCTGCACTGCGCCGAGTGCCGCTCCTCCTGCACCAGCGAGACCGAGGGCGAGGGCGGCGccgtctgccccgcccccaagaAGGAGTACCGGGACGACCCCTTCCACCAG GGCCACGTCCCGTGGCTGCACAGCTCGAACCCGGGCCTGGAGCGCGTCAGCGCCATCGTGTGGGAGGGCAACGAGTGCAAGAAGGCCGACATGTCCGTGCTGGAGATCAGCGGCATGATCATGAATAGG GTGAACCTCTACACGCCGGGGATCGGGTACCAGATATTTGGGAAGATGGTTTCCGTGGTGCTGGGGCTGACGCCGTTCGCCTACAGGCTGTCCCAGTACAAGGACCTGGAGCAGCTGGCCACCCTCTCGGCCCGCGAGCTCGTCTCCGTCGCCTTCGGCTCCAGCGGCGACGCCATGGTGATCACCATGGTGACCATCAGCTTTGTGGTGCGCGTGTGCCTCATCTggctcttcttcttcctgctgagTGTGGCGGAGAGGACCTACAAGCAG AGGCTGCTGTTTGCCAAGCTCTTTGGCCACCTCACCTCTGCCAGGAGGGCCCGGAAGTCCGAGGTTCCTCACTTCCGCTTGAAGAAAGTGCAGAATATTAAGATGTGGCTCTCCCTGCGCTCTTACCTGAAG aggcGGGGCCCACAGCGCTCAGTGGATGTCATTGTGTCCTCTGCGTTCCTGCTCACCCTCTCTGTTATCGTCATCTGCTGCGCCCAG ctgCTCCATGTCCATGAGACGTTCCTGGAGTGTCACTACAACTGGGAGCTGGTGATCTGGTGcacctccctgtccctcttcctgCTGCGCTTCGTCACACTGGGATCCGAGACCAGCAAGAAGTACAGCAACACCTCCATCTTACTGACAgaacag ATAAATCTGTACCTGAAAATGGAGaagaaaccaaataaaaaagaagaactgACCCTGGTGAATAATGTGCTGAAGTTAGCCACCAAGCTACTGAAG GAGCTGGACACCCCCTTCAGACTGTACGGGCTGACCATGAACCCCCTCCTCTACAACATCACACAGGTGGTGATCCTGTCGGCCGTGTCAGGGGTCATCAGTGACCTGCTGGGGTTCAATCTGAAG CTTTGGAAGATTAAATCGTGA